A single Triticum dicoccoides isolate Atlit2015 ecotype Zavitan chromosome 2A, WEW_v2.0, whole genome shotgun sequence DNA region contains:
- the LOC119359578 gene encoding galactose mutarotase-like: MARAPVLPVLLCLAVLALAGGADARRKMVGVYELKRGDFSVKMTNWGATIMSILVPDSKGNLADVVLGKDTLAEYVTDNSAFGPLNGRVAQRMARGRFVLDGKVYHTYINDGRNSIHGGHRGFSKVIWTVKEYVAGDDSPYITLYYRSFDGEQGLPGDLDVYATYQLTGPYELSIRTNATALNKATPVNFLQHVYLNLGGEGSGDILGHTLQLSASRYTPMDEELLPSSGRVDPVAGTNYDFRTPTPIGARIRKVKGGKVYGYDINYVIDWEGMRKVAVARDGKSGRALELWANQPAIQLYTGNFLNHTQGKGGKLYEQYDGFCLETQAYPDAVNHPEFPSVTVRPGQVYKHDMLYKFSF; encoded by the exons ATGGCGAGGGCTCCGGTGCTTCCCGTGCTCTTGTGCCTCGCGGTCCTCGCGCTGGCCGGCGGCGCCGACGCGAGGAGGAAGATGGTCGGCGTGTACGAGCTCAAGAGAGGGGATTTCTCCGTCAAGATGACCAACTGGGGCGCCACCATCATGTCGATTCTCGTCCCTGATTCCAAAG GGAATTTGGCCGATGTTGTGCTGGGCAAAGACACCCTCGCTGAGTATGTT ACTGATAACTCTGCCTTTGGGCCGCTAAATGGGAGGGTGGCGCAGAGAATGGCCAGGGGCCGCTTTGTCCTCGACGGCAAAGTATACCACACGTACATCAACGACGGCAGGAACTCCATCCATG GTGGTCACAGGGGATTCAGCAAAGTCATATGGACGGTGAAGGagtacgtcgccggcgacgactcccCGTATATCACGCTCTACTACCGGAGCTTCGACGGGGAGCAAG GATTGCCCGGAGACCTGGACGTGTACGCGACGTACCAGCTGACGGGCCCGTACGAGCTGAGCATCCGCACGAACGCGACGGCGCTGAACAAGGCGACGCCGGTGAACTTCCTGCAGCACGTGTACCTGAACCTGGGCGGGGAGGGCAGCGGCGACATCCTGGGCCACACGCTCCAGCTCTCCGCGTCCCGGTACACCCCGATGGACGAGGAGCTGCTCCCGTCGTCGGGCCGCGTCGACCCGGTGGCCGGCACGAACTACGACTTCCGCACGCCGACGCCCATCGGCGCGCGCATCCGGAAGGTCAAGGGCGGCAAAGTCTACGGCTACGACATCAACTACGTCATCGACTGGGAGGGGATGCGGAAGGTGGCGGTGGCGCGGGACGGCAAGTCGGGGCGCGCGCTGGAGCTGTGGGCCAACCAGCCGGCCATACAGCTCTACACCGGCAACTTCCTGAACCACACCCAGGGGAAGGGCGGCAAGCTGTACGAGCAGTACGACGGGTTTTGCCTGGAGACGCAGGCGTACCCGGACGCCGTGAACCACCCCGAGTTCCCGTCGGTGACGGTGAGGCCCGGCCAGGTGTACAAGCACGACATGCTCTACAAGTTCTCCTTCTAG